A section of the Oryza sativa Japonica Group chromosome 1, ASM3414082v1 genome encodes:
- the LOC9271629 gene encoding uncharacterized protein isoform X1: MAVAAVARCGPPTRAADGAKTANGGAVKVMAAASQWTTFLVPLRPARVDLLPGNAGCRPSWLDLPALVYDGTKFCNGVVLGTIGVGAILRLLPQPTSTCLQGTCACTVYLSLRSYCEGGDIEDKKRRGVLFSEKIRIALFKYVQVG; the protein is encoded by the exons atggcggtggcggcggtggccagaTGCGGACCTCCGAcgcgcgcggcggacggcgcgaaGACGGCGAACG GTGGAGCCGTGAAGGTAATGGCCGCCGCCAGCCAGTGGACCACCTTCTTGGTCCCCCTACGACCTGCGCGCGTCGATCTACTACCGGGGAACGCCGGATGCAGGCCGTCGTGGCTGGATCTACCAGCGCTGGTGTACGACGGCACGAAGTTTTGCAATGGCGTCGTGCTTGGGACAATAGGAGTTGGTGCGATTTTGCGCCTTTTGCCACAACCAACCTCAACATG CTTGCAGGGTACCTGTGCGTGCACTGTGTATTTGTCTCTGAGAAGTTACTGTGAAGGAGGTGACAT AGAGGATAAGAAGAGAAGGGGTGTCCTTTTCTCTGAAAAGATAAGAATAG CTCTCTTCAAGTATGTTCAAGTAGGCTAG
- the LOC9271629 gene encoding uncharacterized protein isoform X2 yields MAVAAVARCGPPTRAADGAKTANGGAVKVMAAASQWTTFLVPLRPARVDLLPGNAGCRPSWLDLPALVYDGTKFCNGVVLGTIGVGAILRLLPQPTSTCFIFQCSKSLEQERHGREDKKRRGVLFSEKIRIALFKYVQVG; encoded by the exons atggcggtggcggcggtggccagaTGCGGACCTCCGAcgcgcgcggcggacggcgcgaaGACGGCGAACG GTGGAGCCGTGAAGGTAATGGCCGCCGCCAGCCAGTGGACCACCTTCTTGGTCCCCCTACGACCTGCGCGCGTCGATCTACTACCGGGGAACGCCGGATGCAGGCCGTCGTGGCTGGATCTACCAGCGCTGGTGTACGACGGCACGAAGTTTTGCAATGGCGTCGTGCTTGGGACAATAGGAGTTGGTGCGATTTTGCGCCTTTTGCCACAACCAACCTCAACATG TTTTATCTTCCAATGTTCTAAGTCACTGGAACAAGAACGACATGGCAGAGAGGATAAGAAGAGAAGGGGTGTCCTTTTCTCTGAAAAGATAAGAATAG CTCTCTTCAAGTATGTTCAAGTAGGCTAG
- the LOC4325816 gene encoding cASP-like protein 1E1 — MESSRGKPGLNGSGGGAAAFDYSSRRGYYTGAGAALPPLAAGSRAPPVDPCCVVLRVFVLLGTLASAVVMAADRQSTTVQIAAGEELAPPLRVPVTAKWTYSSAFVYFVVANAMVFAFSAAALAAVRRRSAVVPVMVGDLVAMALLFSAVGAAAQFGLLGERGNAHVRWAKVCDVYGPFCERAMAAVVVALIAAFADLVLLMLTILTIHKASSYY, encoded by the exons ATGGAGTCGTCGCGGGGGAAGCCCGGCCtgaacggcagcggcggcggcgccgccgccttcgactaCAGCAGCCGCCGGGGCTACTACacgggcgccggcgcggcgctgcCGCCGTTGGCCGCTGGTTCCAGGGCGCCGCCGGTGGACCCGTGCTGCGTGGTTCTGCGGGTGTTCGTCCTGCTGGGGACGCTGGCGTCCGCTGTGGTGATGGCCGCCGACCGGCAGAGCACCACCGTCCAGAtcgccgccggggaggagctcgcgccgccgctgcgggtGCCCGTCACGGCCAAGTGGACCTACTCCTCCGCCTTCGT GTACTTCGTGGTGGCGAACGCGATGGTGTTCGCGTtcagcgcggcggcgctggcggcggtgcggaggcggagcgcggtgGTGCCGGTGATGGTGGGGGACCTGGTGGCGATGGCGCTGCTCTTctcggcggtgggggcggcggcgcagttCGGCCTCCTCGGCGAGCGCGGCAACGCGCACGTGAGGTGGGCCAAGGTGTGCGACGTGTACGGGCCCTTCTGCgagcgcgccatggccgccgtcgtcgtcgccctcatcgccgccttcgccgacctcgtcctccTCATGCTCACCATCCTCACCATCCACAAGGCCTCCTCCTACTACTAG
- the LOC9269112 gene encoding hydroxyethylthiazole kinase, with protein MDEERTAAWWGRRAWELLSAVRARAPLVHCVTNLVSMDIAANALLAAGASPAMVHSLREVPEFTPRCDAVCVNVGTLSEGWLPSMRAAASAGRPWVLDPVAAAASEFRMEACLSLLALRPAVVRGNASEILALASRSLAASSSSSTTTFKGADSTHDSGDALQDAKALARSTGAVIAVSGAVDYVTDGERVVGVSNGVAMMQKITATGCAATALIAAFLAVVEEPSDAMAAAACALAVFGLAGEIGMESGAKGPASLRMHLIDALYCLDVQTVTSRVKISLHS; from the exons ATGGACGAGGAGCggacggcggcgtggtggggCCGGCGGGCGTGGGAGCTCCTCTCGGCGgtgcgggcgcgggcgccgcttGTGCACTGCGTCACCAACCTCGTCTCCATGGACATCGCCGCCAACGCGCTTCTCGCCGCGGGGGCGTCGCCGGCCATGGTCCACTCCCTCCGCGAGGTCCCGGAGTTCACCCCGCGCTGCGACGCCGTGTGCGTCAACGTCGGCACGCTGTCCGAGGGCTGGCTCCCCtccatgcgcgccgccgcctccgcgggcCGCCCCTGGGTGCTcgaccccgtcgccgccgccgcctccgagttCCGGATGGAGGcctgcctctccctcctcgccctccgCCCCGCCGTCGTCAGGGGGAACGCGTCGGAGATCCTTGCCCTCgcctctcgctcgctcgccgcctcctcctcctcctccaccaccaccttcaaG GGCGCGGACAGTACACATGATTCAGGGGACGCTCTTCAAGATGCAAAAGCACTGGCACGGTCCACCGGTGCCGTCATCGCGGTGTCCGGGGCCGTCGATTACGTCACCGACGGCGAGCGGGTGGTCGGAGTGAGCAACGGCGTGGCCATGATGCAGAAGATAACGGCGACGGGCTGCGCCGCGACGGCCCTCATCGCGGCCTTCctcgcggtggtggaggagccttccgacgccatggccgcggcggcgtgcgcccTTGCTGTCTTTGGCCTGGCCGGGGAGATCGGGATGGAGTCTGGCGCCAAGGGACCCGCCTCTCTCAGGATGCATCTCATCGATGCTCTCTACTGCCTCGACGTGCAGACGGTGACCTCTCGAGTCAAGATCTCCCTGCATTCGTGA